A stretch of the Salmo salar chromosome ssa20, Ssal_v3.1, whole genome shotgun sequence genome encodes the following:
- the LOC106580453 gene encoding poly [ADP-ribose] polymerase tankyrase-1 isoform X3 has translation MAVSRRSSQQQQGNLLSPPRNGSLSVSPPGSPSLNLVTATLVPPDGERGCSTGMENPLASPDLQTSALSSGSSTSPTTTTSGGGSSSVSSPGSGGTTPGDGSGIGGAFRELFEACRNGDVSRVKRLVDSVNVNAKDMAGRKSTPLHFAAGFGRKDVVDHLLQTGANVHARDDGGLIPLHNACSFGHAEVVSLLLCQGADPNARDNWNYTPLHEAAIKGKIDVCIVLLQHGADPNIRNTDGKSALDLADPSAKAVLTGEYKKDELLEAARSGNEEKLMALLTPLNVNCHASDGRKSTPLHLAAGYNRVRIVQLLLQHGADVHAKDKGGLVPLHNACSYGHFEVTELLLKHGACVNAMDLWQFTPLHEAASKNRVEVCSLLLSHGADPTLLNCHSKSAVDMAPTPELKERLTYEFKGHSLLQAAREADMAKVKKTLALEIISFKHPQTNETALHCAVASPHPKRKQVTELLLRKGANINEKNKDFMTALHVASERAHNDILEVLQKHGAKVNAVDTLGQTALHRAALAGHIQTCRLLLSYGADPAIVSLQGFTASQMGNEAVQQILNENVPTRNSDVDYRFLEAAKAGDLDTVQQLCTPQNVNCRDLEGRHSTPLHFAAGYNRVAVVEYLLHHGADVHAKDKGGLVPLHNACSYGHYEVAELLVRHGASVNVADLWKFTPLHEAAAKGKYEICKLLLKHGADPTKKNRDGNMPLDMVKDGDTDIQDLLRGDAALLDAAKKGCLARVQKLCSPENINCRDTQGRNSTPLHLAAGYNNLEVAEYLLEHGADVNAQDKGGLIPLHNAASYGHVDIAALLIKFNTCVNATDKWAFTPLHEAAQKGRTQLCALLLAHGADPTMKNQEGQTALDLATADDIRALLMDAMPPDALPSCFKPQATVVSAGSVISPASTPSCLSAASSIDNLAGPLNELGAAGTSGVADGATGSDRKEGELVMLDMNISQFLKSLGLEHLRDIFEREQISLDVLADMGHEELKEIGINAYGHRHKLIKGVERLLGGQQGANPYLTFHCANQGTVLIDLAPDDKEGQSVEEEMQSTIREHRDGGNAGGVFSRYNIIKIQKVVNKKLRERYTHRQKEISDENHNHHNERMLFHGSPGSPFINAIIHKGFDERHAYIGGMFGAGIYFAENSSKSNQYVYGIGGGTGCPTHKDRSCYLCHRQMLFCRVTLGKSFLQFSAMKMAHAPPGHHSVIGRPSVNGLAYAEYVIYRGEQAYPEYLITYQILKPESTATSAAGEDQKS, from the exons ATGGCGGTGTCTCGTCGCTCATCGCAGCAACAACAGGGTAACCTGCTATCTCCGCCACGAAACGGTTCTCTTTCGGTAAGTCCGCCGGGCTCTCCCTCGCTTAATCTTGTGACAGCGACGTTAGTGCCTCCGGATGGTGAGCGTGGATGCAGCACGGGCATGGAGAATCCTTTGGCCTCCCCGGATCTTCAAACCTCGGCCCTCAGCAGTGGGAGCAGTACAAGCCCGACCACAACAACCTCCGGCGGGGGGAGTAGTAGTGTCTCGAGCCCGGGTTCAGGAGGAACGACCCCTGGAGACGGTAGTGGGATCGGTGGAGCTTTCAGGGAGCTATTTGAGGCCTGTCGGAATGGAGATGTGTCCCGGGTGAAGAGACTTGTAGACTCGGTGAATGTGAATGCGAAGGACATGGCCGGACGAAAATCTACCCCTCTGCATTTCGCTGCTG GTTTTGGCCGGAAGGATGTGGTTGACCACCTCTTACAGACTGGAGCTAATGTGCACGCCAGAGACGATGGTGGCCTCATCCCACTGCACAATGCCTGCTCCTTTGGCCACGCTGAGGTGGTCAGTCTACTGTTGtgccaaggtgcagaccccaatgCAAGGGACAACTGGAACTACACACCTCTACATGAGGCAGCCATCAAGGGCAAAATTGACGTGTGCATCG TGCTTCTCCAGCATGGTGCTGATCCCAACATCCGTAATACGGACGGCAAGTCTGCTCTGGATCTGGCAGACCCTTCCGCCAAGGCTGTGCTCACCG GTGAGTATAAGAAAGATGAACTCTTGGAAGCGGCAAG GAGTGGCAATGAAGAGAAGCTGATGGCACTATTGACCCCACTAAATGTCAACTGCCATGCCAGTGATGGCCGCAAG TCCACCCCACTGCACTTGGCGGCTGGCTACAACCGAGTCCGTATCGTCCAGCTACTGTTGCAGCACGGGGCAGACGTCCATGCCAAGGACAAAGG TGGCCTGGTACCTCTCCACAACGCCTGCTCCTATGGACACTTTGAGGTCACAGAGCTTCTGCTCAAG catgGAGCGTGTGTGAATGCCATGGACCTGTGGCAGTTCACTCCTCTCCATGAGGCTGCATCTAAGAACCGTGTGGAGGTGTGTTCGCTGCTGCTGAGCCATGGTGCAGACCCCACCCTTCTCAACTGCCACAGCAAGAGCGCTGTGGACATGGCCCCCACCCCCGAACTCAAAGAGAGACTAACCT ATGAGTTTAAAGGTCATTCACTGCTCCAGGCAGCTCGGGAGGCAGACATGGCCAAGGTGAAGAAGACCCTGGCTCTGGAGATCATCAGCTTCAAACACCCACAGACCAATGAGACAGCCCTG CATTGTGCCGTTGCCTCCCCTCACCCCAAACGGAAGCAGGTGACAGAGCTGCTGCTGCGCAAAGGTGCCAACATCAACGAGAAGAACAAAGA CTTCATGACGGCCCTGCATGTTGCATCTGAGAGAGCACACAACGACATCCTAGAGGTGCTGCAGAAACATGGAGCCAAG gtgAATGCGGTGGACACCCTGGGTCAGACGGCCCTCCACAGGGCAGCCCTGGCGGGCCACATCCAGACATGTAGACTACTGCTGAGCTACGGGGCTGACCCAGCCATCGTCTCCCTGCAGGGCTTCACTGCCTCACAGATGGGCAACGAGGCCGTGCAGCAGATCCTCAATG AAAATGTTCCAACTCGTAACTCTGACGTGGACTACCGGTTTCTGGAAGCCGCTAAGGCTGGAGATTTGGACACTGTGCAG CAATTGTGCACTCCTCAGAACGTGAACTGTCGGGACCTGGAGGGTCGTCACTCCACCCCTCTGCACTTTGCTGCAGGCTACAACCGTGTGGCCGTGGTGGAGTACCTGCTACATCATGGAGCTGACGTACACGCTAAAGACAAAGG TGGCCTGGTGCCCCTCCACAACGCCTGCTCCTATGGTCACTATGAGGTGGCTGAGCTGCTGGTCAGACACGGGGCGTCGGTGAACGTAGCTGACCTCTGGAAATTCACCCCCCTCCACGAGGCTGCTGCCAAGGGCAAATACGAGATCTGCAAACTGCTGCTCAAG CATGGAGCAGACCCCACCAAGAAGAACCGTGATGGTAATATGCCTCTGGACATGGTGAAGGATGGAGACACGGACATCCAGGACCTGCTAAGAGGAGACGCTGCCCTGCTGGATGCTGCTAAAAAGGGCTGTCTGGCCCGCGTCCAGAAACTCTGCAGCCCAGAGAACATCAATTGTAGAGACACACAGGGACGCAACTCCACTCCCCTGCACCTTGCAG CTGGCTACAACAACCTGGAGGTGGCGGAGTATCTCCTGGAGCATGGTGCTGATGTCAACGCACAGGACAAAGGAGGCCTCATCCCCCTGCACAACGCTGCCTCCTACGGG CACGTGGACATTGCTGCCCTCCTGATAAAGTTCAACACGTGTGTGAATGCTACAGACAAGTGGGCCTTCACCCCCCTCCATGAGGCGGCTCAAAAGGGCCGGACCCAGCTGTGTGCTCTCCTGCTGGCCCACGGAGCAGACCCCACCATGAAGAATCAAGAGGGACAGACGGCACTGGACCTGGCTACG GCTGATGACATCCGGGCCCTGCTGATGGATGCCATGCCCCCAGACGCCCTGCCCAGTTGCTTCAAGCCCCAGGCCACAGTGGTCAGCGCCGGCTCGGTCATCTCCCCGGCCTCCACGCCCTCCTGCCTGTCTGCAGCAAGCAGCATCGACAACCTGGCCGGGCCACTCAACGAGCTGGGGGCCGCAGGGACCTCCGGGGTGGCCGACGGGGCCACGGGCTCCGATAGGAAGGAGGGAGAat TGGTGATGTTGGACATGAACATCAGTCAGTTCTTGAAGAGCTTGGGTCTGGAGCATCTGAGGGACATCTttgagagagaacag aTCTCTCTGGATGTGCTGGCTGACATGGGTCATGAGGAGCTGAAGGAGATTGGGATCAACGCCTACGGCCACCGACACAAACTCATCAAGGGAGTGGAGAGGCTGCTGGGAGGACAACAAG GTGCCAACCCATATCTGACATTCCACTGTGCCAACCAGGGCACGGTCCTCATTGACCTTGCCCCTGACGACAAGGAGGGACAAtcagtggaggaggag ATGCAAAGTACCATCCGAGAACACAGGGATGGAGGCAATGCAGGAGGGGTGTTCAGCAGATACAACATCATCAAG ATCCAGAAGGTGGTCAATAAGAAGCTGCGAGAGCGATACACACACCGCCAGAAGGAGATCTCCGATGAGAACCATAACCACCACAATGAGCGCATGCTCTTCCATG GTTCTCCAGGTTCTCCGTTCATAAATGCCATCATCCACAAAGGCTTTGATGAGCGGCATGCATACATCGGAGGGATGTTTGGAGCAGGGATCTACTTTGCTGAGAACTCCTCTAAGAGTAACCAGTATGTGTATGGCATCGGGGGCGGCACCGGATGCCCCACTCACAAAGACCGCTCCTGTTACCTGTGCCACAG GCAGATGTTATTCTGCCGTGTGACCCTGGGGAAATCCTTCCTCCAGTTCAGTGCCATGAAGATGGCCCACGCCCCCCCTGGACACCACTCTGTGATTGGTCGGCCCAGCGTCAACGGCCTGGCCTACGCAGAGTACGTAATCTACAGAGGGGAGCAG GCCTACCCAGAGTATCTCATCACCTATCAGATCCTTAAGCCGGAGAGCACAGCCACGTCTGCTGCAGGAGAGGATCAGAAGTCCTAG
- the LOC106580453 gene encoding poly [ADP-ribose] polymerase tankyrase-1 isoform X4 produces the protein MAVSRRSSQQQQGNLLSPPRNGSLSVSPPGSPSLNLVTATLVPPDGERGCSTGMENPLASPDLQTSALSSGSSTSPTTTTSGGGSSSVSSPGSGGTTPGDGSGIGGAFRELFEACRNGDVSRVKRLVDSVNVNAKDMAGRKSTPLHFAAGFGRKDVVDHLLQTGANVHARDDGGLIPLHNACSFGHAEVVSLLLCQGADPNARDNWNYTPLHEAAIKGKIDVCIVLLQHGADPNIRNTDGKSALDLADPSAKAVLTGEYKKDELLEAARSGNEEKLMALLTPLNVNCHASDGRKSTPLHLAAGYNRVRIVQLLLQHGADVHAKDKGGLVPLHNACSYGHFEVTELLLKHGACVNAMDLWQFTPLHEAASKNRVEVCSLLLSHGADPTLLNCHSKSAVDMAPTPELKERLTYEFKGHSLLQAAREADMAKVKKTLALEIISFKHPQTNETALHCAVASPHPKRKQVTELLLRKGANINEKNKDFMTALHVASERAHNDILEVLQKHGAKVNAVDTLGQTALHRAALAGHIQTCRLLLSYGADPAIVSLQGFTASQMGNEAVQQILNENVPTRNSDVDYRFLEAAKAGDLDTVQQLCTPQNVNCRDLEGRHSTPLHFAAGYNRVAVVEYLLHHGADVHAKDKGGLVPLHNACSYGHYEVAELLVRHGASVNVADLWKFTPLHEAAAKGKYEICKLLLKHGADPTKKNRDGNMPLDMVKDGDTDIQDLLRGDAALLDAAKKGCLARVQKLCSPENINCRDTQGRNSTPLHLAAGYNNLEVAEYLLEHGADVNAQDKGGLIPLHNAASYGHVDIAALLIKFNTCVNATDKWAFTPLHEAAQKGRTQLCALLLAHGADPTMKNQEGQTALDLATADDIRALLMDAMPPDALPSCFKPQATVVSAGSVISPASTPSCLSAASSIDNLAGPLNELGAAGTSGVADGATGSDRKEGELVMLDMNISQFLKSLGLEHLRDIFEREQISLDVLADMGHEELKEIGINAYGHRHKLIKGVERLLGGQQGANPYLTFHCANQGTVLIDLAPDDKEGQSVEEEMQSTIREHRDGGNAGGVFSRYNIIKIQKVVNKKLRERYTHRQKEISDENHNHHNERMLFHGSPFINAIIHKGFDERHAYIGGMFGAGIYFAENSSKSNQYVYGIGGGTGCPTHKDRSCYLCHRQMLFCRVTLGKSFLQFSAMKMAHAPPGHHSVIGRPSVNGLAYAEYVIYRGEQAYPEYLITYQILKPESTATSAAGEDQKS, from the exons ATGGCGGTGTCTCGTCGCTCATCGCAGCAACAACAGGGTAACCTGCTATCTCCGCCACGAAACGGTTCTCTTTCGGTAAGTCCGCCGGGCTCTCCCTCGCTTAATCTTGTGACAGCGACGTTAGTGCCTCCGGATGGTGAGCGTGGATGCAGCACGGGCATGGAGAATCCTTTGGCCTCCCCGGATCTTCAAACCTCGGCCCTCAGCAGTGGGAGCAGTACAAGCCCGACCACAACAACCTCCGGCGGGGGGAGTAGTAGTGTCTCGAGCCCGGGTTCAGGAGGAACGACCCCTGGAGACGGTAGTGGGATCGGTGGAGCTTTCAGGGAGCTATTTGAGGCCTGTCGGAATGGAGATGTGTCCCGGGTGAAGAGACTTGTAGACTCGGTGAATGTGAATGCGAAGGACATGGCCGGACGAAAATCTACCCCTCTGCATTTCGCTGCTG GTTTTGGCCGGAAGGATGTGGTTGACCACCTCTTACAGACTGGAGCTAATGTGCACGCCAGAGACGATGGTGGCCTCATCCCACTGCACAATGCCTGCTCCTTTGGCCACGCTGAGGTGGTCAGTCTACTGTTGtgccaaggtgcagaccccaatgCAAGGGACAACTGGAACTACACACCTCTACATGAGGCAGCCATCAAGGGCAAAATTGACGTGTGCATCG TGCTTCTCCAGCATGGTGCTGATCCCAACATCCGTAATACGGACGGCAAGTCTGCTCTGGATCTGGCAGACCCTTCCGCCAAGGCTGTGCTCACCG GTGAGTATAAGAAAGATGAACTCTTGGAAGCGGCAAG GAGTGGCAATGAAGAGAAGCTGATGGCACTATTGACCCCACTAAATGTCAACTGCCATGCCAGTGATGGCCGCAAG TCCACCCCACTGCACTTGGCGGCTGGCTACAACCGAGTCCGTATCGTCCAGCTACTGTTGCAGCACGGGGCAGACGTCCATGCCAAGGACAAAGG TGGCCTGGTACCTCTCCACAACGCCTGCTCCTATGGACACTTTGAGGTCACAGAGCTTCTGCTCAAG catgGAGCGTGTGTGAATGCCATGGACCTGTGGCAGTTCACTCCTCTCCATGAGGCTGCATCTAAGAACCGTGTGGAGGTGTGTTCGCTGCTGCTGAGCCATGGTGCAGACCCCACCCTTCTCAACTGCCACAGCAAGAGCGCTGTGGACATGGCCCCCACCCCCGAACTCAAAGAGAGACTAACCT ATGAGTTTAAAGGTCATTCACTGCTCCAGGCAGCTCGGGAGGCAGACATGGCCAAGGTGAAGAAGACCCTGGCTCTGGAGATCATCAGCTTCAAACACCCACAGACCAATGAGACAGCCCTG CATTGTGCCGTTGCCTCCCCTCACCCCAAACGGAAGCAGGTGACAGAGCTGCTGCTGCGCAAAGGTGCCAACATCAACGAGAAGAACAAAGA CTTCATGACGGCCCTGCATGTTGCATCTGAGAGAGCACACAACGACATCCTAGAGGTGCTGCAGAAACATGGAGCCAAG gtgAATGCGGTGGACACCCTGGGTCAGACGGCCCTCCACAGGGCAGCCCTGGCGGGCCACATCCAGACATGTAGACTACTGCTGAGCTACGGGGCTGACCCAGCCATCGTCTCCCTGCAGGGCTTCACTGCCTCACAGATGGGCAACGAGGCCGTGCAGCAGATCCTCAATG AAAATGTTCCAACTCGTAACTCTGACGTGGACTACCGGTTTCTGGAAGCCGCTAAGGCTGGAGATTTGGACACTGTGCAG CAATTGTGCACTCCTCAGAACGTGAACTGTCGGGACCTGGAGGGTCGTCACTCCACCCCTCTGCACTTTGCTGCAGGCTACAACCGTGTGGCCGTGGTGGAGTACCTGCTACATCATGGAGCTGACGTACACGCTAAAGACAAAGG TGGCCTGGTGCCCCTCCACAACGCCTGCTCCTATGGTCACTATGAGGTGGCTGAGCTGCTGGTCAGACACGGGGCGTCGGTGAACGTAGCTGACCTCTGGAAATTCACCCCCCTCCACGAGGCTGCTGCCAAGGGCAAATACGAGATCTGCAAACTGCTGCTCAAG CATGGAGCAGACCCCACCAAGAAGAACCGTGATGGTAATATGCCTCTGGACATGGTGAAGGATGGAGACACGGACATCCAGGACCTGCTAAGAGGAGACGCTGCCCTGCTGGATGCTGCTAAAAAGGGCTGTCTGGCCCGCGTCCAGAAACTCTGCAGCCCAGAGAACATCAATTGTAGAGACACACAGGGACGCAACTCCACTCCCCTGCACCTTGCAG CTGGCTACAACAACCTGGAGGTGGCGGAGTATCTCCTGGAGCATGGTGCTGATGTCAACGCACAGGACAAAGGAGGCCTCATCCCCCTGCACAACGCTGCCTCCTACGGG CACGTGGACATTGCTGCCCTCCTGATAAAGTTCAACACGTGTGTGAATGCTACAGACAAGTGGGCCTTCACCCCCCTCCATGAGGCGGCTCAAAAGGGCCGGACCCAGCTGTGTGCTCTCCTGCTGGCCCACGGAGCAGACCCCACCATGAAGAATCAAGAGGGACAGACGGCACTGGACCTGGCTACG GCTGATGACATCCGGGCCCTGCTGATGGATGCCATGCCCCCAGACGCCCTGCCCAGTTGCTTCAAGCCCCAGGCCACAGTGGTCAGCGCCGGCTCGGTCATCTCCCCGGCCTCCACGCCCTCCTGCCTGTCTGCAGCAAGCAGCATCGACAACCTGGCCGGGCCACTCAACGAGCTGGGGGCCGCAGGGACCTCCGGGGTGGCCGACGGGGCCACGGGCTCCGATAGGAAGGAGGGAGAat TGGTGATGTTGGACATGAACATCAGTCAGTTCTTGAAGAGCTTGGGTCTGGAGCATCTGAGGGACATCTttgagagagaacag aTCTCTCTGGATGTGCTGGCTGACATGGGTCATGAGGAGCTGAAGGAGATTGGGATCAACGCCTACGGCCACCGACACAAACTCATCAAGGGAGTGGAGAGGCTGCTGGGAGGACAACAAG GTGCCAACCCATATCTGACATTCCACTGTGCCAACCAGGGCACGGTCCTCATTGACCTTGCCCCTGACGACAAGGAGGGACAAtcagtggaggaggag ATGCAAAGTACCATCCGAGAACACAGGGATGGAGGCAATGCAGGAGGGGTGTTCAGCAGATACAACATCATCAAG ATCCAGAAGGTGGTCAATAAGAAGCTGCGAGAGCGATACACACACCGCCAGAAGGAGATCTCCGATGAGAACCATAACCACCACAATGAGCGCATGCTCTTCCATG GTTCTCCGTTCATAAATGCCATCATCCACAAAGGCTTTGATGAGCGGCATGCATACATCGGAGGGATGTTTGGAGCAGGGATCTACTTTGCTGAGAACTCCTCTAAGAGTAACCAGTATGTGTATGGCATCGGGGGCGGCACCGGATGCCCCACTCACAAAGACCGCTCCTGTTACCTGTGCCACAG GCAGATGTTATTCTGCCGTGTGACCCTGGGGAAATCCTTCCTCCAGTTCAGTGCCATGAAGATGGCCCACGCCCCCCCTGGACACCACTCTGTGATTGGTCGGCCCAGCGTCAACGGCCTGGCCTACGCAGAGTACGTAATCTACAGAGGGGAGCAG GCCTACCCAGAGTATCTCATCACCTATCAGATCCTTAAGCCGGAGAGCACAGCCACGTCTGCTGCAGGAGAGGATCAGAAGTCCTAG